A genomic stretch from Croceibacterium aestuarii includes:
- the arsB gene encoding ACR3 family arsenite efflux transporter has product MNATSADIDARAAGLGLFEKWLSVWVGAAILTGIALGNLVPGTFAALASIEYASVNLVVAVLIWAMIFPMMVAVDFGAVRRVGDRPKGLVVTLVVNWLIKPFTMAALGVLFFEVVFAHLIAPADAQQYIAGLILLGAAPCTAMVFVWSQLTKGDPAYTLVQVAVNDLIMIVAFAPIVALLLGVTDITVPWATLLLSVVLYVVVPLAAGAFMRRRLLATHNGDDAAVAGFTGRTKPLSIVGLLLTVLLLFGFQAETIVARPALIALIAAPIVVQSYGIFFIAYGWAKLWRVPHTVAAPCALIGTSNFFELAVAVAIGLFGLGSGAALATVVGVLVEVPVMLSLVAIANRTRSAFPAA; this is encoded by the coding sequence ATGAACGCGACGAGTGCCGACATCGACGCTCGCGCGGCAGGCCTCGGCCTGTTCGAGAAATGGCTCTCGGTTTGGGTCGGCGCGGCGATCCTGACCGGAATCGCGCTCGGCAACCTCGTACCGGGCACTTTTGCCGCGTTGGCATCGATCGAATATGCCTCCGTCAACCTCGTCGTCGCGGTGCTGATCTGGGCGATGATCTTCCCGATGATGGTTGCGGTGGATTTCGGTGCGGTGCGCCGTGTCGGCGACAGGCCCAAGGGGCTGGTCGTCACACTGGTGGTCAACTGGCTCATCAAGCCGTTCACGATGGCCGCGCTGGGCGTGCTGTTCTTCGAGGTCGTGTTCGCACATCTGATCGCGCCGGCCGATGCGCAACAATACATCGCTGGCCTGATCCTGCTCGGGGCAGCACCCTGCACAGCGATGGTGTTCGTGTGGTCGCAACTGACCAAGGGCGATCCCGCCTACACCCTCGTCCAGGTCGCGGTGAACGATCTCATCATGATCGTCGCCTTCGCGCCGATCGTCGCCTTGCTTCTCGGCGTCACGGACATCACCGTCCCTTGGGCGACGCTCCTGCTTTCGGTCGTTCTCTACGTCGTCGTTCCGCTCGCCGCCGGGGCGTTCATGCGCCGTCGGCTGCTGGCGACTCACAATGGCGATGACGCTGCCGTTGCGGGCTTCACCGGACGCACGAAACCGCTCTCCATCGTCGGTTTGCTGCTGACAGTGCTCCTGCTGTTCGGCTTCCAGGCGGAGACTATCGTGGCCCGGCCGGCCCTGATCGCGCTCATCGCGGCACCGATCGTCGTCCAGAGCTACGGCATCTTTTTCATCGCTTATGGCTGGGCCAAGCTCTGGAGAGTGCCGCACACCGTCGCGGCGCCCTGCGCGCTCATCGGCACGTCGAATTTCTTCGAGCTGGCCGTGGCGGTGGCGATCGGGCTTTTCGGACTCGGCAGCGGCGCAGCCCTGGCCACGGTCGTCGGTGTACTGGTCGAGGTGCCGGTCATGCTGTCGCTCGTCGCCATCGCCAACCGGACGCGTAGCGCCTTCCCGGCGGCCTGA
- a CDS encoding alpha/beta hydrolase, with protein MTVNLRDLLESLGRELSPALIGGTSSRFAEMHGGIDEGTIEEIDLVYGPDPRNRLDLFRREGTSGAPVFVFVHGGGFVMGDKRSETGPFYRNIGDFAARQGWIGVAVTYRLAPDNMWPSGPEDLGLLVKWLRENVARYGGDPDKIVLSGQSAGAVHVASYVAFPEHHAAPGGGIAGAVMMSGIYDTVATTPNDMHRAYYGTDESKYPEANCVPGLLATEIPLCFTVSEFDPESFQVEAARLVGVWGEAKKAYPAMHLLMGHNHLSPAQSIGSEVKDTENLLIDFVGRVTG; from the coding sequence ATGACCGTCAACTTGCGCGACCTGCTCGAATCGCTCGGCCGCGAGCTCAGCCCGGCGCTGATCGGGGGGACCTCGTCGCGCTTCGCCGAGATGCACGGCGGTATCGACGAAGGCACGATCGAGGAAATCGACCTCGTCTACGGACCCGACCCGCGCAACCGGCTCGACCTGTTCCGCCGCGAGGGCACGAGCGGCGCGCCGGTCTTCGTCTTCGTCCACGGCGGCGGTTTCGTGATGGGCGACAAGCGCAGCGAGACTGGGCCGTTTTACCGCAACATCGGCGATTTCGCCGCGCGCCAGGGCTGGATCGGCGTTGCGGTTACCTATCGCCTTGCGCCCGACAACATGTGGCCGAGCGGACCGGAGGACCTCGGCCTGCTGGTCAAGTGGCTGCGCGAGAACGTCGCCCGCTACGGCGGCGATCCGGACAAGATCGTCCTCTCCGGCCAGAGCGCCGGCGCGGTCCACGTGGCGAGCTATGTCGCCTTCCCCGAGCACCACGCGGCCCCCGGCGGCGGCATTGCCGGTGCGGTGATGATGAGCGGCATCTACGACACCGTCGCCACCACGCCCAACGACATGCACCGCGCCTACTACGGCACCGACGAGAGCAAGTATCCGGAAGCCAACTGCGTCCCGGGCCTGCTCGCCACCGAGATCCCGCTGTGCTTTACCGTCAGCGAGTTCGATCCCGAAAGCTTTCAGGTCGAGGCCGCACGCCTGGTCGGCGTCTGGGGGGAGGCGAAGAAGGCCTACCCGGCAATGCACCTGCTGATGGGCCACAACCACCTCAGCCCGGCGCAGAGTATCGGCTCCGAGGTCAAGGACACCGAGAACCTGCTGATCGACTTCGTGGGCCGGGTGACCGGCTGA
- a CDS encoding NAD(P)-dependent alcohol dehydrogenase, which produces MKITAAVSRNPKSHAPSLEELELEAPRAGEMRIRLVATGICHTDLHEHPGRHAPHPIVLGHEGAGVVEELGEGVSGFAIGDHVILSGNSCGECPSCLANRPTYCDLAMPLCFGGQRLDGSTSLDGGKVHSHFFGQSSFATQCLVPQRTAVKMDRDLPLEKLGPLGCGVVTGAGAVIEALQVGFGDTIAIFGVGGVGLSAVMAAKLVGAKRIVAIDLNNERLELARELGATDCIAADEEGVVEKIRAVTGRGVRFTFNTTTAPEVHTWALEALAMNGTAGFVAAPRGDWAPKMFAMLAGGRQLRGILGGDANPGLFLPQLAEYWRQGRFPFDRLLTFYPFAEIDRAFADAESGKAIKPVLLIGDTE; this is translated from the coding sequence GTGAAGATCACCGCCGCTGTCAGCCGCAATCCGAAGAGCCATGCGCCCTCGCTCGAGGAGCTGGAGCTCGAAGCCCCGCGGGCGGGCGAAATGCGCATCCGCTTGGTCGCCACCGGGATCTGCCACACCGACCTGCACGAACACCCCGGCCGCCATGCGCCGCACCCGATCGTGCTCGGCCACGAAGGGGCAGGGGTGGTCGAGGAGCTGGGCGAGGGGGTGAGCGGCTTCGCGATCGGCGATCATGTCATCCTCTCCGGCAACTCCTGCGGCGAATGCCCCAGCTGCCTTGCCAACCGCCCGACCTATTGCGACCTGGCCATGCCGCTGTGCTTCGGCGGCCAGCGGCTCGACGGCTCGACTTCGCTGGACGGCGGAAAGGTCCACTCGCATTTCTTCGGCCAGTCGAGCTTCGCCACCCAATGCCTCGTACCGCAGCGCACCGCGGTGAAGATGGACAGGGATTTGCCGCTCGAGAAGCTCGGGCCGCTCGGCTGCGGCGTCGTCACCGGCGCGGGCGCGGTGATCGAGGCGCTCCAGGTCGGGTTCGGCGATACCATCGCGATCTTCGGTGTCGGCGGCGTGGGCCTCTCTGCCGTCATGGCGGCAAAGCTGGTCGGCGCGAAGCGAATCGTCGCGATCGACTTGAACAACGAACGGCTCGAGCTGGCGCGCGAGCTCGGCGCGACCGACTGCATCGCGGCGGACGAAGAGGGCGTGGTCGAGAAAATCCGCGCCGTCACCGGGCGCGGCGTGCGCTTCACCTTCAACACCACGACCGCCCCCGAGGTCCACACCTGGGCGCTCGAAGCGCTCGCGATGAACGGCACCGCCGGCTTCGTCGCCGCGCCTCGGGGCGACTGGGCGCCGAAGATGTTCGCCATGCTCGCCGGCGGGCGGCAGCTGCGCGGCATCCTCGGCGGCGATGCGAATCCGGGCCTGTTCCTGCCCCAGTTGGCCGAATACTGGCGCCAGGGGCGCTTTCCCTTCGACCGCCTGCTGACCTTCTACCCCTTTGCCGAAATCGACCGCGCCTTCGCCGATGCCGAGAGCGGCAAGGCGATCAAGCCCGTCCTGCTCATTGGAGATACCGAATGA
- a CDS encoding aldehyde dehydrogenase family protein, whose translation MADTQVLEVRNPRTGKADHSITVASREEVAEKAARLRAAQPAWEAMGVGARCAVMARWLGAVKARAADIGEADAVDTGGCHTSYIQGFITMGNIGGWLEDAPKAFADLEWQGMSSSMPSVEVESQVVAYPLVGVISPWNAPLMLALLDAIPALFAGSAVLLKPSEVTPRVIETLFETVAEVPELAAVFDYVAGPGQVGQAVIAEADTICFTGSVPTGRKVAVACAERLIPCNLELGGKDPCIVTETADLDRAATAVLRGAVYATGQVCYSVERVYVHESVHDAFVAKLVEKAREVRLNVENPRAGHIGPFTFAPQAAIVVCHLEDAKAKGAQVLTGGEVEDLGGGLYMRPTVLTGVTHEMEIMQDETFGPCLPVMAYKDTEEAIRLANDTHFGLTASVIAGTAEEAKAIGRRINAGGIFLQDTFLTFAKLRTFGSDSFGWSGYGAPRIGPESLRRFLRRKSLLTQTGPVPDIRDDHHLGTKA comes from the coding sequence ATGGCCGACACACAAGTGCTGGAAGTGCGCAACCCGCGCACCGGAAAGGCGGATCACAGCATCACGGTGGCGAGCCGCGAAGAGGTCGCGGAGAAGGCCGCCCGCCTGCGCGCCGCCCAGCCGGCGTGGGAAGCGATGGGCGTCGGCGCGCGTTGCGCGGTGATGGCCCGCTGGCTTGGCGCGGTGAAAGCCCGCGCCGCCGACATCGGGGAGGCCGACGCGGTCGACACCGGCGGCTGCCACACCAGCTATATCCAGGGCTTTATCACGATGGGCAACATCGGCGGCTGGCTGGAGGATGCGCCGAAGGCCTTCGCCGACCTCGAATGGCAGGGCATGAGCAGCTCGATGCCGAGCGTCGAGGTCGAAAGCCAGGTCGTCGCTTACCCGCTGGTCGGGGTCATCAGTCCGTGGAATGCGCCGCTGATGCTGGCGCTGCTTGATGCGATCCCGGCGCTCTTCGCGGGCAGCGCGGTGCTGCTCAAGCCAAGCGAGGTCACCCCGCGGGTGATCGAGACGCTGTTCGAGACGGTCGCCGAGGTCCCCGAACTGGCCGCGGTGTTCGACTACGTCGCCGGCCCCGGCCAGGTCGGACAGGCGGTGATCGCCGAAGCCGACACGATCTGCTTCACCGGATCGGTGCCGACCGGCCGCAAGGTCGCGGTCGCCTGCGCCGAACGGCTGATCCCATGCAACCTTGAACTCGGCGGCAAGGACCCGTGCATCGTCACCGAAACCGCCGACCTCGACCGCGCGGCGACTGCCGTGCTGCGCGGCGCAGTCTATGCCACCGGGCAAGTCTGCTATTCGGTCGAGCGGGTCTATGTACATGAAAGCGTCCACGACGCCTTCGTCGCCAAGCTCGTCGAGAAAGCGCGGGAGGTGCGGCTCAACGTAGAGAACCCGCGCGCGGGCCACATCGGCCCGTTCACCTTTGCTCCGCAGGCCGCCATCGTCGTGTGCCATCTCGAAGACGCCAAGGCCAAGGGCGCGCAAGTGCTGACCGGGGGCGAGGTCGAGGATCTGGGCGGTGGGCTCTACATGCGCCCTACGGTGCTGACCGGCGTGACTCACGAAATGGAGATCATGCAGGACGAAACCTTCGGTCCGTGCCTGCCCGTTATGGCCTACAAGGACACCGAGGAGGCGATCCGGCTCGCCAACGACACCCATTTCGGCCTCACCGCCAGCGTCATCGCCGGAACCGCAGAGGAAGCAAAGGCGATCGGCCGGCGCATCAACGCCGGGGGTATCTTCCTGCAGGACACCTTCCTGACTTTCGCCAAGCTGCGCACTTTCGGGTCGGACAGCTTCGGCTGGTCGGGCTACGGCGCCCCGCGCATCGGGCCGGAGAGCCTGCGCCGGTTCCTCCGCCGCAAGAGCCTGCTGACCCAGACCGGTCCGGTGCCCGACATCCGCGACGACCATCACCTGGGAACGAAAGCGTGA